A region of Oceanicoccus sp. KOV_DT_Chl DNA encodes the following proteins:
- a CDS encoding DUF1631 family protein — MPTEEHILIDINSVLAGHWQQCQALLLESYPGKLDGRAVDPQNLINLLAKLTLANDDKLLDYVESQLDAVECLSPEQYASLKFTDHFFSNYQKNLLLDPIISQQLSVLRPAIAISLLQQQLPWSDQTGIVPLLNTIFFHAIGCQASLGRAAERFSQQLASIIQQAGTLSEKSTALQIFFEKEKARVNKLEQRLYDAELGTLHAKHASQLSAKTLNQFMAGKKLPTVISTFLQGPWRESMRLMIISDGNASENWQKILRLTETLIWSFQPFDNTDTEYRQHVYQSIADISEQLREVAVGLHHSSKLDEELANIEAEHLKILRGMEIEYHPFQLIDNTDPLLSSQVSMSNSLIKSAAAYDEGQWFIERDDGVERRIKLSVKISQAQQLLFTNFLGIKAAQYSFEEFAYRLSSKMITPIKTGDPFKATGEKMLDGLLQRHLQQQQQAASEAAIEKEIIRQQEISRQAARDKALKEAAAHVEAQKTARLKAQQQNEQLRAQQAQQKQLDEVQFQLDKLLVGGIVIFYDENSKGEHCKLAAVIQSSGQHIFVNRQGIKQHALDKPQLTDRLLNNQAKIIDYGSNFDSTLETVVNGLRTRK; from the coding sequence ATGCCCACAGAAGAACACATCCTGATAGATATTAACTCAGTACTCGCTGGTCACTGGCAACAGTGCCAAGCACTGCTGCTAGAAAGCTATCCCGGTAAATTAGACGGCAGAGCTGTTGACCCACAGAACCTGATTAATTTACTTGCCAAACTGACCTTAGCCAATGATGATAAACTTCTTGATTATGTAGAATCACAACTCGACGCCGTTGAATGCCTCAGCCCGGAACAATATGCGAGCCTAAAATTTACCGATCATTTTTTTAGCAACTACCAAAAAAACTTATTATTAGATCCAATTATTAGTCAGCAACTGTCAGTATTGCGTCCGGCTATTGCCATTAGCTTACTGCAACAACAACTACCATGGTCAGATCAAACCGGCATTGTTCCATTGCTAAATACTATATTTTTTCACGCCATTGGTTGCCAGGCATCACTGGGGCGAGCGGCCGAGCGATTCAGCCAACAGCTTGCCTCCATCATTCAACAAGCTGGTACCCTCAGCGAAAAAAGTACCGCTTTACAGATTTTTTTCGAAAAAGAAAAAGCACGTGTTAACAAATTAGAGCAGCGCTTGTATGACGCCGAGCTAGGCACATTGCATGCAAAACACGCCAGCCAGCTAAGCGCTAAAACATTAAATCAGTTTATGGCAGGCAAAAAACTACCCACTGTCATAAGTACATTTCTACAAGGCCCCTGGCGTGAGTCAATGCGACTGATGATTATCAGTGACGGCAACGCTAGCGAAAACTGGCAGAAAATACTGCGGCTGACTGAAACCCTGATCTGGAGCTTTCAACCTTTTGATAATACGGACACCGAATATCGACAACACGTCTACCAATCTATTGCTGATATTTCTGAACAATTACGTGAAGTAGCGGTTGGCTTACATCACAGTAGCAAACTTGATGAAGAGCTAGCCAATATTGAAGCCGAACATCTGAAAATTCTGAGAGGAATGGAGATCGAATACCACCCATTCCAACTGATTGATAACACCGACCCTTTGCTAAGCTCACAGGTTTCAATGAGTAACAGTCTAATAAAAAGTGCCGCGGCCTATGATGAAGGCCAGTGGTTTATTGAACGCGATGACGGCGTGGAAAGACGAATTAAACTCAGTGTAAAAATTTCTCAGGCCCAACAATTACTGTTTACTAATTTTCTTGGTATCAAAGCTGCCCAATACAGCTTTGAAGAATTTGCCTATCGACTTTCTTCCAAAATGATTACTCCGATTAAAACTGGAGATCCGTTTAAGGCCACAGGCGAGAAAATGCTCGACGGTCTGCTGCAGCGGCATCTGCAACAACAACAGCAAGCGGCCAGCGAAGCAGCCATAGAAAAAGAAATTATACGACAACAGGAAATAAGTCGGCAGGCGGCCAGAGATAAAGCATTGAAAGAAGCCGCTGCGCATGTAGAAGCACAAAAAACTGCCAGACTCAAAGCCCAACAACAAAACGAACAATTGCGAGCACAACAAGCGCAGCAAAAACAACTGGACGAAGTCCAGTTTCAGCTGGACAAACTACTCGTTGGTGGCATTGTCATTTTTTACGATGAAAACAGCAAAGGCGAACACTGTAAACTTGCTGCTGTCATCCAGTCCTCAGGCCAACATATTTTTGTCAACCGTCAGGGCATCAAACAGCACGCTTTGGATAAACCACAACTCACTGACCGCTTACTCAATAACCAAGCTAAAATAATTGACTACGGTAGCAACTTTGACAGCACTTTAGAAACAGTCGTAAACGGACTGAGAACCAGGAAATAA
- a CDS encoding YidH family protein → MNTNSDTRDKLALERTRLANERTLLAYVRTGLSLLAASAVLFQFFSSFNSYISVAWFLAASGIVVLSIGSIRFNKVRQKLNNGP, encoded by the coding sequence ATGAATACTAACTCAGATACTCGCGACAAATTGGCGCTTGAGCGCACCCGACTGGCAAATGAACGAACGTTGCTTGCTTATGTCCGCACAGGCCTGTCGCTACTAGCTGCTTCTGCGGTTTTATTTCAGTTTTTTTCATCATTCAATTCTTATATCTCAGTCGCCTGGTTTTTAGCAGCTAGTGGAATTGTTGTGCTCTCAATTGGATCCATTCGTTTTAATAAAGTACGACAAAAACTTAATAATGGCCCGTAA
- a CDS encoding PaaI family thioesterase, which yields MKAIQDMMAVNHCYGCGPANKQGLQLKSYSREEDGELISTYARFTPAHYHNAGPLHFLNGGIQATLLDCHGICTALSDAYYREGRAVGTGEAIWYATGQMDVSYKRPVEIDKEVLLEAQVESYTEKKTVVNCQLLSEGEVCATARVTAVKVPNSWFEERT from the coding sequence ATGAAAGCAATACAGGACATGATGGCAGTCAATCATTGCTATGGCTGCGGACCGGCAAATAAACAGGGTTTGCAGTTAAAAAGCTATAGCCGGGAGGAAGATGGCGAGCTAATCAGCACCTACGCTCGCTTTACGCCAGCTCATTATCATAATGCCGGGCCGCTACACTTTTTGAATGGCGGTATTCAGGCCACCTTGCTCGATTGTCATGGGATTTGCACAGCATTGTCTGATGCCTATTATCGTGAGGGTCGTGCAGTAGGTACCGGGGAGGCTATTTGGTATGCCACCGGCCAGATGGATGTAAGCTATAAACGGCCGGTAGAGATTGATAAAGAGGTGTTGCTGGAAGCGCAAGTGGAAAGCTATACCGAGAAGAAAACTGTCGTTAATTGTCAGCTGCTGTCGGAGGGAGAGGTTTGTGCCACTGCGCGGGTAACTGCAGTGAAGGTGCCCAATAGTTGGTTTGAGGAGCGTACTTAA
- a CDS encoding DUF502 domain-containing protein yields MQRLNNFIKKSIIGGLLVISPVVILYFAFRWAFLAVSDLINPIAEPLSRYSNAPEPIIDLFVVLLILVACFIVGNILTTRAGQWLHSRFDKSLSRLAPGYNLIRDVIQQFFGNDSNSPFKSGEVAVVRLFGADIPTAATCIVTSHHSNGWFTLFVPTGPNPTSGLIYHVPPEQVELLPHIKVDEALRTIISCGAGSGELLKRTT; encoded by the coding sequence ATGCAACGCCTCAATAACTTTATCAAAAAATCCATCATTGGTGGCTTGCTGGTTATTTCGCCAGTCGTCATTTTGTACTTTGCTTTTCGCTGGGCATTTCTGGCGGTTAGCGACCTGATTAATCCTATTGCCGAGCCTCTCAGCCGTTATAGCAACGCACCGGAGCCGATTATCGATCTATTTGTCGTGCTGTTAATTTTAGTTGCCTGCTTTATTGTCGGTAACATTCTCACCACCCGTGCAGGCCAATGGCTACATAGCCGCTTTGATAAATCCCTATCGCGTTTGGCACCGGGCTATAACCTGATCCGCGATGTTATCCAACAATTCTTTGGTAACGACTCTAACTCCCCGTTTAAAAGTGGCGAAGTCGCAGTAGTGCGTTTATTCGGCGCAGATATCCCTACGGCAGCCACATGCATTGTCACCAGCCACCACAGCAACGGCTGGTTTACCCTATTCGTCCCCACCGGCCCTAACCCAACTTCCGGCTTAATTTATCACGTACCGCCCGAGCAAGTGGAACTTTTACCCCATATCAAAGTCGATGAAGCACTGCGTACTATTATTTCTTGTGGTGCCGGTTCCGGTGAATTACTGAAACGTACGACTTAA
- a CDS encoding MAPEG family protein: MEDLLFNQNAIFLPLLMTLLLGLIVWLVMFAVRFKAIAAANIQPDQLATPDMVNQALPGSAQNPANNFKNFFEVPVMFFVLCFYLQATNNVDSLYVNLAWVFVAFRYIHSAIQCSYNNVNHRFGAYAISCIALWVMLIRALLGAF, from the coding sequence ATGGAAGATTTATTGTTTAACCAAAACGCGATTTTTTTGCCGCTACTTATGACGCTTTTACTCGGGCTCATCGTATGGCTAGTGATGTTTGCTGTTCGCTTTAAAGCTATCGCCGCCGCCAATATTCAACCCGATCAATTAGCAACACCTGATATGGTCAATCAAGCATTACCAGGTTCGGCACAAAACCCCGCCAATAATTTCAAAAATTTCTTCGAAGTGCCAGTGATGTTTTTTGTGCTGTGCTTCTACTTGCAGGCAACTAACAATGTTGACAGCCTCTATGTTAATTTGGCCTGGGTATTTGTTGCCTTTCGCTATATCCATAGTGCCATCCAATGCAGTTATAACAACGTCAATCATCGCTTTGGTGCCTATGCGATTTCCTGTATCGCTCTATGGGTCATGCTAATTCGGGCTTTACTGGGAGCTTTCTAA
- a CDS encoding PilZ domain-containing protein — MTDSSERRSETRIEEKTTVFVEVCSASFDNSSPANVIICNSLDISANGIQVEMDEEVAIGTILRICAEFSNSDKALYLVGETKWVKQEEDHFNIGFELYEAEDTDIAGWKEVIAGML, encoded by the coding sequence ATGACTGATAGCAGCGAACGACGCAGTGAAACCCGCATTGAAGAAAAGACCACGGTTTTTGTTGAAGTATGCTCTGCCTCCTTTGACAACAGCTCGCCCGCCAATGTCATCATCTGCAATAGCCTGGATATTTCAGCCAACGGCATTCAGGTAGAAATGGATGAAGAAGTGGCCATCGGCACCATCCTCAGAATCTGCGCAGAATTCTCCAATAGTGACAAAGCGCTTTATTTGGTCGGTGAAACCAAGTGGGTAAAGCAGGAGGAGGATCACTTCAATATAGGTTTTGAATTGTATGAGGCTGAAGATACTGATATTGCTGGCTGGAAAGAAGTGATTGCGGGGATGCTGTAG
- a CDS encoding glutaredoxin domain-containing protein yields the protein MQKIDDDGSPITANKTQTPILRRIAPLLVFVLILFTVQNWWRLELLINPIDNAAIKEEDVVLYTTAWCPYCRKARDYFEQANIPYTEYDVEKSARAYQEYQQISGRGVPVIRIGDRIIQGYNPASIRDALAALE from the coding sequence ATGCAAAAGATTGATGATGACGGCTCCCCCATAACCGCCAATAAAACTCAAACGCCAATACTGCGGCGTATTGCTCCGTTGTTGGTGTTTGTATTGATTTTATTTACTGTTCAAAATTGGTGGCGGCTGGAATTGTTAATCAACCCAATAGACAATGCTGCGATCAAGGAAGAGGATGTTGTTCTTTACACTACGGCCTGGTGTCCATACTGCCGAAAAGCGCGTGATTATTTTGAGCAGGCTAATATTCCTTACACAGAATATGACGTCGAAAAGTCAGCACGAGCCTATCAGGAGTATCAACAAATTAGCGGCCGCGGGGTACCGGTCATTCGCATCGGCGATCGCATCATTCAAGGCTACAACCCCGCATCTATACGTGATGCTTTAGCCGCACTAGAATAA
- a CDS encoding VIT family protein — MTHPEAHKSHRAGWLRAAVLGANDGIVSTASLIIGIATASATQEYILLAGIAGLVAGAMSMAAGEYVSVSSQADTENADLAIEKKALENDFESELDELTEIYQTRGLESGLAKQVAQQLMAHDALGAHAKDELGITDTTSAKPLQAAFYSAVTFTIGAALPLSLAWAIPGHLLVISVAVSSLFFLALLGGIAAKIGGASITAGALRVTVWGALAMSITAVVGNFFGVATQ, encoded by the coding sequence ATGACGCACCCTGAAGCGCATAAATCACATCGCGCAGGATGGCTACGTGCAGCTGTATTAGGTGCAAATGACGGCATAGTGTCTACAGCAAGCCTTATTATTGGCATCGCGACTGCGAGCGCCACTCAGGAATACATACTCCTTGCCGGTATTGCTGGGCTAGTGGCTGGCGCTATGTCAATGGCCGCTGGTGAATACGTATCCGTTAGCTCTCAGGCAGACACAGAAAATGCAGATCTCGCTATAGAAAAAAAGGCACTAGAAAACGACTTCGAGTCTGAGCTTGATGAGCTAACAGAAATATACCAGACCAGAGGACTTGAATCCGGGTTAGCAAAACAAGTCGCACAGCAACTAATGGCGCATGATGCACTGGGTGCACATGCTAAAGACGAACTTGGAATCACTGATACTACTAGTGCAAAACCTTTACAAGCAGCTTTTTATTCGGCGGTGACGTTCACCATTGGCGCTGCACTTCCTTTATCGTTGGCCTGGGCTATTCCTGGTCATTTATTGGTTATTTCCGTCGCAGTATCATCTTTGTTTTTCCTCGCTCTTCTCGGTGGAATTGCAGCAAAAATAGGTGGCGCATCAATCACTGCTGGCGCACTCAGGGTCACTGTCTGGGGTGCGCTGGCCATGAGCATAACTGCGGTAGTAGGAAATTTCTTTGGTGTCGCCACCCAGTAA